ACGGCTTCCGTTTCCGGGTCGACGGTCACGCCGTAGCGGCGCGCGTACCAGTCGGCGATGGCGTGGCGCAGCTTGGTGATCCCCTTGGATGCCGAATAACGGTGGTTGGGCGACTTCTGGGCCGCCTCGATGAGCTTGTCCACGATGTGAGGCGGTGTGGGGATATCGGGATTGCCCATCCCGAGGTCGATGATGTCTTCGCCGGCCCGGCGCTTTTCCATCTTGAGGGCGTTCACTTGGGCGAAGACATACGGCGGCAGCCGCCGCATCCTGGAAAATTGCGAAATGTTAAGTGTCATGATGCGATCCTCCTATCAGTAAGTAAAGAACGTTATCTCAGCGCTTGGAAGATGTCAAAAAGAAACCCCGCCCGTCTCGAATGGCAACGGAAGGGAACTCGGGCGGGAGTGCGATCCCGACCCGTTTGCGCTGCGTCCTTTCAGAAATGAAAGGAGAGCAGGCGTTGCAAACGTTTCATGGAGGCTTCGTGAAGGTCGCGGGCGGAACCGCCCGCTCGAATGGCGTCGTAGAGGGCCGCGTAAAGCGGTTCCACGTTCTCCGGTCGCTGGCAGACGAGAAATCCGTCCACGGTGGCTTCCAGCCCCCAATGCGCCACATCCCGTAGGGGAATGCGACCGCTCACGGCCTTCATGTCCAGGTCGTCGCTGAACAGAACGCCTTGGAACCCCAGGCGGTCTCTCAGGATTCCGCGGTTGACGGCCGCCGAGAGGGTACCGGGGCGTTCGGGGTCCCACGCCGGGTAGAGCGCGTGCGAGGTCATGACGGCGTGCACGCCGGCTGCGACAGCGTGCCGGAAGGGAAGGAGCTGGTCTTCAAGGCGCGCGGGGTCTTCGGTTTCGACCACCGGAAGGCGGTGGTGCGGGTCCAGGGCGGCCTTTCCCAGTCCCGGGAAATGCTTGGCCGTAGCTGAAACGCCCAGGCTCTGAAACGTCTCGATCCACAAGCGCCCCAGCCGGGCCACCCGTTCGGGGACGGCTCCAGGCGATCGTGAACCAAGGAAATGCCCTTCCGGATCGTCCACCACGTCCAGAACCGGGGCGAAGTTGATCTGAATGCCCAGCGCCTTCAGTCGCTTCGCGACCGTCCTCGCCGAGTGGATCACGGCGTCCGAGCCGGAACGGGCCGTTTCCAGGGCGGAAGGAAGCCAAGGAAGCGCCGGGTGCAGGCGCTGGACGGCGCCGCCTTCTTCGTCTACGGCTATGAGCGTGCCGCGGCCCAGGGTTTCCCGGGAGTAGAGTTGAACGTCTTTCAGAAGTTCCCGAAGCTGCCCGGCGCTCGAAATGTTCCGGCGAAAGAGTACCAGGCCCCCGATCCGGAATTCCCGGATCACGGCCATGAGGTCCCGGCCGAACTCAGTTCCGTTGAATCCCACGAAGAGGTGGGCGCCGGCCGTTGATTTCACCATCGGGCTTTCGACCGTCCGTCTCGTGTTCTTCTTTCGAAGCCTTTTCTTTTCATTCGAACTTCTCAGATACCTTGCTGAAAAGCCGAAATCATGTCAAATGTCAATGGTCGAAACGATGCCTTCGACGAGAGGGATGCCGGTTTTCTGTTCGCCCCGGGTGCCGTGTCGAATCCGGATGCAGGAACCGTTGGAAGAAGAAGGCCCCCATGCGCGCCATGATTCTCGCAGCCGGGCTCGGTACGCGGCTCCGGCCGCTCACCTGGGTCCGCCCCAAAGTGCTTCAGCCCCTCATGGGCATGACGCTCCTCGAATACTGGGCGGAGCGGCTCGCTTCGGCGGGCTTTGAGGCGGCCGTGGTGAACGCCCACCACCTGGCGGACCGCCTGGAAGCGTTCGTCCATGAACGTTCCTGGCCGCTTCCCCTTCATGTCATCCGGGAGCCGGTTCTGCTGGGGACGGGAGGCGGGCTCCGGAACGCCGTTTCGCTTTTGGGCGACGGGCCGGTACTCGCCGTAAACGGGGACACGGCCTGTGACGCGGCTCTTGCGCACCTTCGGCAAGTCCACGAAACGTCCGGCGCCAAGGCCACACTCCTTGTCCACGACTGTCCGCCGTTCAACAACGTGGCGGTGGATGCGGCCGGACGGGTGCGCGGGTTCGGCGAACGAGGGGAAGAGCTGTGTCGGAGGGATTCGGCGGTCCGCCTGCTGGCCTTCACCGGGATCCATGTGGTGGATTCGAAGGCGCTGGATTACTTCCCCCGAGGAAAGCCCGCAAGCATTCTGGAATTGTACAAGGATCTCATCGCTCGGGGAGACCCGCCGCGGGCCGTTTTTCGCAGTACTCTGACGTGGCGGGAAACGGGGACGGTGGCCGCCTATTGGAGCCTCCATCGACATCTGGCGGCGGTAGACGACGGCGGCTTGGCGCCCCTTCCGAGCGGATCGCCCGTCCGAGTTCACCACAGTGCGGTCCTGGAAGGCGATGTCAGGCTGGAAGGCATGGTGGTTCTCGACCGCGCATGCCGCCTTCGCGGGCCCGTCCGGTTGAAGGACGTGATCGCCTGGAACGGCGTAGCGTTCGCTCCGGGAACGGATTTGGAAACCTGTATCGTGACCGATGGAGCAGCGGTTGCGGGGAGTCACCGGCATTGCATCCTGACGAAGGAAAAGGGGACCTTCCCGTTTCATCCCAACGACTGAAGGCGCTTCTTTCAACCCTTCGCCTCGAAGGGGCCGGATCGGCAAGCGCAGGGAGCGGCTGGTCGGTGGAACCGCTTCACGGCGACGGTTCGGACCGTGCCTTTTTCAGGCTCCGGGACGGCTTCCGGCGGGCGGTTCTGGTTGTGTCTCCACGCCGCAGCACGGACGAGATGGACGAATGCGACGCCTACGATCGGATCGGCCGGCACCTGGCGGCGAAAGGCCTGCCGGTTCCCCGGTTTTTCTGGTCCGATCCTCGCCGGGGCGTATTTGTCCTGCAAGACCTCGGAAACATCCACCTGCAGGACTTCGTCAACCGGTCGCGGACGCCGCGGCGCCTGGCCCGGGCGTACACGGATGCGGTCCGGCTGCTGCTTCGCCTGCACCGGCGGGGAGCGGAAGGCTTCCAAAGCGCCTTCTGCTTCGACACGGACCGCTACGATGCTCGTTTCATTTACCATCGTGAACTGGAATACTTCCGCCGAGCATTCCTGAACGAGACGCTGGGGTGCGCGGTGGTCGAAGAGGACCTGGGAGAAGATTTCCTGAAACTGGCGGCCCTGGCCGAGGCGCCCGGGCGCCGGTGGGTGATGCATCGGGATTTTCAGAGCCGGAACATCATGGTACACGGCGGAGCACTCTGGATTATCGATTTTCAAGGCATGCGCTTCGGCCCGCCGGCTTACGACCTGGCAAGCCTCCTCATCGACCCCTACACGGCCGTTCCCGAAACGCTCCAGGAGATCCTCGTCCAACGCTATTGGAACGCCGCCCGGGGGTTCCTCGATGTACCGCGGAATGATTTCCTGCGGAGCTACCAAATGGTCCGCCTGTGCCGTAACCTGCAGATGCTCGGAGCCTTCGGGTTCTTGGGGACGACGAAAGGAAAGAGCGGGTTCCTTAATTATGTCCCGAGAGCCTGGAGGACACTTCGAAAGACCATTGAAGGCCCGTGCGGTGCCCTGTTTCCGAGCCTCAGGCGTTGGGTGCGCCTGGCGGACGAACGCATCGGGTCCGGCGCGTACCGGCAGAGGATCGAACCGGCGGGTTCCGTGACACGTGCGTCGGCGGGCGAGACTTCTGCAGCGGCCTCGTGAGGGGTTCCCGAGTCCGGCCAGCGGCATGTTTTTCAATAGAAAGGAGAATGGATGGATGGCGACCGAAATCGGTGACCTGGTTCTGGTCCATATCGAAAACCAGCCGGCTTTTTTTGCGCGGATCGAAGACATCACGGCGGATCCCAAGCCCGATTGGTGGCAGGTGAAACTCCTGGTGCTCCAAGTGCCCTTGGTGGTGGTGACGTGGATCCTTCGTGAAGCCTACATCAACGGTGAACCGTTCACCATGGGAGGCCACCCCATGCAGATGGTGAAAGTGGAGGCGCCGCAGGAGGGTCCGGAAAAGCAGAAGGAGGAACAGCCGGCCGGGGAGGGGGTCCAATCCCACGGTTCCGGGGACCGAGAGGCCGCGAAGGCCGGCAAGGTGGTGTCGTTTGCGGATCGACTGAAGAAGAGATGAGGGGGGTTACGCCCACCAGTGGTCGTTTCCGTCGAACCACCAGCCGGCCGAATCGGTCACGAGGATTTCATCGGCGAGGCGGTGTCCCAGCGGGGTCTTCAAGCGCTTCAGAGCGAAGTGGATCCACCGCTCGGCGTAAGCGTTTCCCAGGTCCTTCTGATGTTTCAGTTCGAGAATCAGGTCCAACTGATCCGCCTCATGGGCCAGGACGGCCGCTTCCGTGCGGCACGCCCGGTATTCTTCGATGAACTCCAGAAAAGCGTCCCCGAACGGCAGGGTTTCCGCCAGGTCCCTCACGGCTTTCGCTTCGTCGACTGTCACGTACTGCTTGTTCACGTAGTTCATGTCCCCGGTGCGGGCTTCCGGCACGTCGTGAAAGAGGCACAGGCAGACCACGCGGAAGGGATCCGAGTGGTCGGACAGCCGGGCCAGCGTGTAGCCGATGACAGCCGTTCGAAAGGAATGCTCGGCCACGGATTCCCTGCCCGTCCCCAGAAACTGAAACCCCGAACGCGGGGTTCGCTTGAGCATCCCCAGTTCGAAGAAAAAGTTCGCGAGGGCTCGCCGTTCTTTCCTTTCGGGGGTCGGTTCTTCCTTTACGAGTTCGATGTTTCGATCCATGAAGCCTTGTCCCTCGACGCTGCATCGTGGCAGTGAGCGTCTCTCAGCCTGGCCTGCTTGATTTCTTCCAGGGCGGCCCACCGCACCGATTCCATAGTGACCCGGAGGCGGAGGCGTCGTCCGGCCAGGGGGTGGTTGAAGTCTGCGAGCACCGTGTTCGGGCCGAGGGCGCGGACGCGGAAGGGCCGGAGCCGCCGCTTTTCATCCATGAGGTGGCAGACCGCGCCCACCTGGAGTCGGTCGCCTTCTTCCACCACGTCCGAGCGGGGTACTTCGGTCACGGCGTCGTCTCTAAGGGGGCCGAACATGGCGCCGGGCTCAAGCGTCACGTCGGTGCGCTCACCGGCCTCCATTCCCAACAGAAGCTGTTCCAGGGATGGGGGCAGTCGGCCTTCCCCCAGAAGGGCTTCCATGCGGTAAGGGCCGCGCGGATACGGGAAAGGTTCCGGATCCACCGGTTCTATCCAGTACTGGAAGGTGACGACACAGTGCCTTTGGGCTCGCATGGCCAGGTCTCTTTCATAAGGTTCGCAGTCGCTTCGGCGGCAGGCAGGCCCCGCGGCCGGCTCCAAGGTGCGTCGCCTGGATCCAACGTGCGCGGATTGTAGCAGAGGCCGCCTGATTGTCAACGAAATGCTCCGATACGGGCGGGAAGAGGGGAGTGGTGCCGCGGGCGTTTTCATGGTATGCATACCTTCAAGCCCTATGAATGGATGCAGGCTGGAACCTTAACCGGAGGAGACGACAAGGTGAAAACGCTTCTAGGGATTGTGGCTTCGCCCCGAAAATACGGAAATTGCGAACTTTTCCTCAAGGAACTTTATTTGAACCTCCCACAGGATGCTTGGAGCTTGAGGCTCATCCGACTTTCTGAACTGAACATCCAGCCCTGCCTTGGCTGCTACCAGTGCCTCTTCGGCGAAATGAAATGCGTGCAGCGAGATGACCTGCAGCTTTTTCTGGATGCCCTGGTTTCAGCCGATGCGGTGGCGGTGGCCGTCCCCACCTACTTTCTGGGCGCCAATGCCAGCCTCAAACGCCTTCTGGACCGGGGGTTGAGCTTCTACGCCCACCTGAACACGCTCTGGGGAAAGCCCGCGGTGGGCGCCGCCATCGCCGGCGTGCCGGGCCTTGAAGGCTACACCAAGCTCATAGTGGATAGCTTCCTCAAACTCACCCTGACCGACCATCGGGGTTCGGAAGTCGTCTACGGCGCTCTTCCCGGAGAAATTTTTCTGGACGGAGTCGCGAAAGCGGCCGCCGCACGGCTGGCTGAGGCGCTTTGCGGCGGCGGAAGCGAAGAGGCCGGGAGCGCGCCTCGGTGCCCTGTGTGCGGCGGCGATACCTTCAGGTTTCTTCCGGAAACCAGCCCGCGGCCGGACGGAGCCGTCGCCGTCCGGTGCATGCTCTGCAGCAGCGCCGGCACCTTGAAGGCCGCTGACGGCCGTATCCAGATCTCAACGCGCCCCAGCGAGCACCCGCTCTTTCTCACCCGCGAAGACGCCGAGCGCCACCTGGAATGGCTCCGCGGCATGAAAGAGGCCTTCTTCGTCCGCCATAAAGAACTCAAGGCCGTAGTGCAGGCGTACACGGCTATCGGCGAATGGATCCGGCCCGAAAATCGTACCCGATAGCGTGGTTTTTCACCAGACGAGTCTTCGGATGAGAACCTCCCGCGCGGGGCGCCTGCGGGGCGGCGTTGGATTCCGGTCGTTCCGCTTGCGAGGCGTCTGATCACACCTGTCTGAAGCGGCTGCGCTGAGACGGCCGGACGGGAACGCCGTGGGTTTTGCGTTTAGGTTTTAAGTGTTCGATTCTTCTTGGTATTTTTTGAGCTTGAGTTTCAACGTGCGGCGGGTGATGCCGAGGCGGCGGGCGGCTTCGCTCTTGTTGCCCCCGGTTTCTTCGAGCGTTTGAAAGATGGCGCGTCGTTCCATCTCCGCCAGGGTGAGGTCGGTGAGGTCCCGTTGGGGGGAGCTGTCTGCGGCGGTTTCGGGCGGCGGTTGAGGCGCCAGCTTCTGGAGGGCGAGCGGCAGTTCCTTTTCGGAGATGTAATCGCCTTGAAGGAGGATCACGCCGCGTTCCATCACGTTTTCCAGTTCGCGGACGTTTCCGGGCCACGGGTGTTTGAGCAGCAGATCCATGGCTCCAGGGGTGATGCCTTTCACGCGCTTTCGGTTCTTTTCGGCGAACCGGGCCAGAAAGTGTTCGGCAAGGACCGGGATGTCTTCGACGCGGTCCCGTAGCGGGGGCACTTCGAGGGTCACCACGTTCAAGCGGTAGAAGAGGTCTTCTCGGAAGGTTTCCTGGGCCACCATGTTCTGGAGGTCCCGGTTGGTGGCGGCGATCACGCGCACGTCGACGCGGACCGGGGCGTCGCTTCCCACGCGCTGGATGTCGCCTTCTTGAAGAACGCGAAGGAGTTTGGCCTGCATGGGAGGCGACAGTTCGCCCACTTCGTCCAGGAAGATGGTCCCGCCGTCCGCCTGTGAAAAGCGCCCGCGGCGCGCCTTGTCCGCTCCGGTGAAGGCGCCTTTTTCGTGGCCGAAGAGTTCCGATTCCATGAGCGATTCCGGGATGGCGGCGCAATTGACTTCCACCAGCGGCCGGCTGCTCCGGGGGCTGTTGGCGTGGATGGCTCGGGCGACCAGGCTCTTTCCCGTGCCGCTTTCCCCGGTGAGGAGCACCGTCGCTTCCGAAGGGGCCACCAGGGCGATCATTTCGGCCATCTGTTGCATGGCGGGACTTCGCCCCACCATTTCCGGCAGCTGCAGGCGCGCCAGCTGACCTCGCAGCTCTTCGTTTTCCCGGCGAAGATGCGTGTGTTCCAGGGCCCGTTCGATGGTGAGCCTCAGCGCGTCGAAGTCCAGGGGCTTGGTGAGGTAGTCGTAGGCGCCGGCTTTCAGAGCTTCCACGGCCGACGGGATGGACGAATAGGCCGTCATGATCAGTACGGGGACGGCGGGGTTGTAGCTTAGGATGGCCTGGGTCGCCTCGATCCCGTTCATCCGCGGCATGCGGACATCCATGAGAACGAGATCCGCCGGGCCCCGCTGGATGAAGGCCACCGCGTCGTCGCCGTCTTCCGCTTCTTCGATGCGGTAGCCCCAGTCTTCGAGCAGGTTCTTCAGCATGAGCCGGTGGGCGGGATCGTCGTCTACCACCAGGATCAGAGAGCGGGAGTCGGAGCGGGTCATGAGGACTCCTCACTTGCCGTCAAGGTCGCCTGGGTTTTCCCGGACGATGGGGCGGCGCGGCGTTCCTCCGGGGACGGGCATGCCGCCGCGCCGCCCAGGGGAAGCCGGATGATGAAGCGGGTGCCTTGGCCGGGGGAGCTTTCCACGTCGATTTCGCCGTTGTGGGCTTCGACGATCTTGTGGACTACGGCGAGTCCGAGCCCTACGCCGCGCGGTTTCGTGGTGAAATAGGGGTCGAAGATGTGAGGCAGCTCCGCCGGTTCGATGCCGCAGCCCGTGTCCTCCACCTGCAGCACCCATTCGTCTTCGTGACGTTCGGCTTCCACGGAAAGCCTGCCGCCGCGGTCCATGGCCTGGATGGCGTTCAGGTAGAGGTTCAGGAGGACTTGGGAGAAGCGGTCCGGGTCGAATTCGGCTCGAAGCTCCTGCGGCCGGACGTCCACCGAAAGGCGGATACCGGCGGCCTGAGCGTCGCTTTCCACGAGGCGCAGGGAGTGCTCGATCACCTCTTTGACCGCGGTGCGGCGCTTCTGCAATTCGGTGGGGCGGGCGAATTCCAGGAGCTCGGTCACCACGCGGTTGAGGCGGTTCACCTCGTCTTCCATGACCTTGGAAAGAGCGCGGGCATTTTCGTCGCCCTGGACCTTTTTCGCCAGGATAGCGGCGAATCCCTTGATGGAGCTCAACGGATTTCGGATTTCGTGAGCGATTCCCGCAGAAAGCCGGCCCAGCGCCGCCAGGCGTTCACTCCTTCGAAGCTGTTCTTCCAGTTGCTTGATGCCGGTCATGTCTGTAAAAAGGAAAACGTAGCCCGCTTTTCGGCCTTCGCCGTCGTGGATGACCGAGGCGTTGACCAACAGGGGAATGACGGTGTCGCCGCCGGCGCAGCAGGTGACCTCTTCTTCCAGGACGGCGGCGCCACGTTCCAGCTGCCGCCGGACGGCCGCGAAGCAGGCCAGTTCGTCCAGTCGCCCGGGGATTCCCCCTGGAAGCTTGAGGATGTCCCGGGCGGCCGTGTTGGTCTGCCGGACCGTGCCGCGAAGGTCCGTGGTGATGAGCCCCGCGGGCATCTGATTGAAGACGGTGGCGCTCAGCCGTTCCATGTCGAGGAGCGACCGGCGGGCGGACCGGTAATGCTGGGCCCAGAAAAGAGAAACGAACCCTGCGGCGCCCGCCAGGAACATGACGCCGAAAAGCAGGATCGTCTGGTGCCGGTCCTGACGCATGGCGGCTTCGAAGGGCGACGGGTCCATGCCCACGATGAGCAAGAGGTTGTCTCCGAGGGCGGCGGTCCGTTCCATGCAAATGTTCCGGTGGCGCGGATTGCAGCCGGACCACGGCCGGAACGCCCGGATCACTTCGAATGCCTGCTGCGGAGTGTCGATGAATCGGTGGAGCGATCCGTCCGCGGCGACGTGGGGCAGGCGGTGGGTCCCACCGATGCGTTGGGGGTCGCTTGAGGCCACGATCCGGCCGTCACCGTCCACCAGCGTGATGTAAAGGACTTCCGGCTGCTGGGCGGTTTCCTCCATGAGGGTCTGGATGTGCCGCCGCCCGCCGCCGCCGGGCCCGCGCATTCCCGTTCGGGATCCAGCCTCCAGGAATTCCATGAGGATGTCGGCCTGGTAGCGCAGGGCGCGTTCCATGAAATCCTGTTCCCGGCGGATGTTTTTGACCGCGAGCACCGCCAGGACCGCCGCGAGGATACACACGGACCCGATGATCACCCAGGGGGAAAACCAGGTCCAGCGGTCCGGTCCGGAGATTTTCGTTTTCATGTGATGCCATTCCGCCGGGAGGTTTCCGGCCGGTCATGATTTTGTCCCATCGGCAGGCGGCTTCAAAATCGCCGCGCTCCGAGGAGAACCCCATGCCAAGCTATGCAAGCCCGCGTCGGACAATTTCGGGCAAATGCCATGCCGGATGCGGACCGATTCGCAAAAAAATCCATTTCCCCGCTGGAAACCCTTCCAGCGGAAGGGCGCCGCTCCTTTTCCTCAGAGGACGTCCGTCGCAACCCGATGTCCGCCGACCGGATTCATTTAACCCACTCTGTCGAACAATTGAAGATCTGACGGGGTCGTTTTTATCCATTCTCGCAGACTCGTTTCAACGGGTCCCGGAAACCGTTTGAGTAAACCGGAGGTTCTGACGATAGGTATGGGTGAAACAACTAATGACGGCGGACGGGTCGTGCCCTTAACCGAAGAGATTTTTATGGACGCATCGGATTTGCCTCCGACTCCCCCCAACGGCCCCAACGGTAACCCGCTGACCCGGGAAGAAATCAAGCGGGTCGTGCGGAGGCTGGAAACGCTCCCGGCGCTTCCCGCGGTGGCCGCGCGGCTGTTGAACCTTCTTACCGCTGAAGACGCCGACCCGGAAGAGGTGGTGGAGCTTCTGGAAACGGACCAGGCCATCGTCATGAGGCTCCTGAAGCTCGTGAATTCGTCCCACCACGGGCTCCGAAGCCGAGTGACGACGCTTTCACGCGCCGTGATGCTTCTGGGACTGCCGCAGCTTCGATGCGCTCTGCTGAGCGTCACCATTTCGGAATCCCTCATCAAGGAACTGCGGAAACGAAGCACCGAAGATCAGCTGGCGCTCTGGAAACACGCGCTCACCTGCGCCGTCTGTGCGGAACTGGCGGCGGAAAAGGTTCGACCCGAACTCAAAGGCGAAGCCTTCGTGGCCGGGCTGCTCCATGACGTGGGGAAACTCATCCTCAAGGAGTGTCTCCCGGACGATTACCGTAGAGCGGAAAAGACTGCGTCGGAGCGCGGCATTCCGATGGTGACGGCCGAACAGGAACTGCTGGGGCTGGATCACCCGACCGTGGGCAAGTGGCTGGCGGAACGGTGGCATCTCCCGGCGAAGCTGGTGCAGCCCATCTGGTTGCATCATCACAGCCTGGACGTCCTCAATGTCCTGGAATTCGACGAACCCGTTCACCGGACCCTGGCGCTTTTGATCCGCCTGGCCGACCACCTGGCCCACGAAATCGCCGTGGATTATGGAAGACCAAGCCAACTGGGAACCCTGGACCCCGGGCTTCCGGAGGCGCTGAACCTGGAAACCGGCCAATTGGATGCCATCCGGGCCGAGGTGGGTAAGCGCTACAGCCAGCGCACGGCGCTTCTCGACTTGGAAGAAGACGAAGTATCGTTTTATTTCAGCGCCTTGCAGCGAGCCAACCGGACGCTGGCCGACATCGCCTGGCAGACTTGCCGGCTGGAGGAGCTGGATCGGAGCTTTCGGGACGTCCTGAAGCTGAACGAACTCCAGATCAGCCTGGCCCGGCTTGAAGACCAGGAAGACGTGCTGGAAACCGTCGTGCGCGAGCTGTTGCTGGAACAAGGGGGACCGGAAGGCATCCTCACCTTAGTTTCGGAACGGGGCGATCACCTTGTGGGGCGCTACTGGGCCGCGCCCCGTCTCCAGAAGACATTCCTCATGCGCCTTTGGGACGGAAAGCGGCCCGACACCCGGGCGCTTGGCAAGCTGAACCCCGAATTGGCGGAGTTCCTGGAAAGGCTTCCTGATCGGTTTCCCCGTCCTGCGGATTTGAACCCTCTCGAGACGCTCGTCCAATATCGCAAGCCCTACCTCGTCCTGCCGCTTGTCGTGGAAGGCGCCTTCGCCGGGGAAATCGTTCTGAAGGAAGGCGGTTCGCTCACCGCGGCTGCTGGCGATGCGGAGCGGTCCATTCTGCGTTATCTGGCGTCGATCCTTTCCGCCGCGGTTTCCCGGTGCCGGCTCCTTGAAGGACAGAGGCGGGACGGCGAGCGCCTCGGGCTCGCTCTTTCCAGGGCCGGCCGGACCATGAAGGAACTCGCCGAAACCAAGCGGCTCTTGGATACCCTCTTCGAACATTGCAACGACGCCGTAGTGCTTCACGACCTGAAGGGGCGCATCCTCAGGGCGAACGCCCGTGCCGCCGCGCTGACCGGACTGGAAGGCGAAATGCTGGTGGGTGCGAAGGTGTACGATCTGCTTGAAGGGGACTCCGCCGAACTGAAGGCGGAACTGGAGGGGTATGCGGAAGCTGAAGGCGAGATGCGGCGTGAGGCGAGACTGCTCACCGGGGGAGGCGAGAGCATCGAAGTGGAAGTGTGTTCGCGTTTTGTGGACCGGAAACGGGAACTGGTCCTGACGCTCCTTCGCGATCTGCGACCCAGCAAGAGCACGGCGAAGGCTCTGCTCGAGGAGCGAGACCGCCTGTCGGTGATGCTCCGGAGCATTGCGGAAGGAGTCATCGCCACCGACCGGGAAGGCAACGTCCTGCTGGTGAACTCCGAGGCGGAGCGACTCACGGGATGGCGTGAGCGGGACATCCTGGGGAAACCCGCCCGGGTGGCCCTCAACCTGGTGGATGCGAACACGCGGCGCCCCGTGGAAAGTCCTCTGGTCCGCGTGATCGAAAACGGCTGCGCCTTGGAATGGCCGACGGATCTCCTGCTTCTGGACAAGGAGGGGGGCATGCGCCCGGTGGCCCTGAGCGCGGCACCCATCCGCGACCAGGAAGGACGGACCACGGGAGTGATCGTTGCACTCCGGGATCTGAGTCTTTTGAGGCGGATGGAGCAGGAGATCCTCAAGAGCCAGAAGCTGGAGTCCGTGGGGGTGCTTGCGGGCGGAATCGCTCACGATTTCAACAACATCCTCATGAGCATCCTGGGAAACGTGAATCTGGCCAAGATGTACGCGGACCGTCCCGACAAGCTCCACGAACGGTTGGACGAAGCTGAACTGGCGGTCCACCGGGCGAAGGACCTCACCCGCCAGCTTTTCACGGTCTCCAAGGGCGGGGCTCCCATCAAGCAGACTGCGGCTATTGCGGAAATCGTCCAGGAGTCGTGCGGTCTTGCCCTCCGGGGGTCCAACGTGGTCTGCGAATTCGACTTCCCTGAAGACCTCTGGGCGGTGGACGTGGATCCGGGGCAGATGAACCAGGTGATCTGCAACCTGATCATCAACGCCAAGCAGGCCATGCCCCAAGGCGGGACCGTGCGGATCCGGGGGGAGAACGTGTTTGTCTCCAGCAAAGACGGATTGCCGCTTGCGGCGGGCAAGTACCTGCACCTTTCGGTTTCGGACGAAGGGGTGGGGATTCCGGACCATATACTCCCGAAG
This is a stretch of genomic DNA from Desulfoglaeba alkanexedens ALDC. It encodes these proteins:
- a CDS encoding FKBP-type peptidyl-prolyl cis-trans isomerase: MRAQRHCVVTFQYWIEPVDPEPFPYPRGPYRMEALLGEGRLPPSLEQLLLGMEAGERTDVTLEPGAMFGPLRDDAVTEVPRSDVVEEGDRLQVGAVCHLMDEKRRLRPFRVRALGPNTVLADFNHPLAGRRLRLRVTMESVRWAALEEIKQARLRDAHCHDAASRDKASWIETSNS
- a CDS encoding aminoglycoside phosphotransferase family protein; amino-acid sequence: MEPLHGDGSDRAFFRLRDGFRRAVLVVSPRRSTDEMDECDAYDRIGRHLAAKGLPVPRFFWSDPRRGVFVLQDLGNIHLQDFVNRSRTPRRLARAYTDAVRLLLRLHRRGAEGFQSAFCFDTDRYDARFIYHRELEYFRRAFLNETLGCAVVEEDLGEDFLKLAALAEAPGRRWVMHRDFQSRNIMVHGGALWIIDFQGMRFGPPAYDLASLLIDPYTAVPETLQEILVQRYWNAARGFLDVPRNDFLRSYQMVRLCRNLQMLGAFGFLGTTKGKSGFLNYVPRAWRTLRKTIEGPCGALFPSLRRWVRLADERIGSGAYRQRIEPAGSVTRASAGETSAAAS
- a CDS encoding HD domain-containing protein, which encodes MDRNIELVKEEPTPERKERRALANFFFELGMLKRTPRSGFQFLGTGRESVAEHSFRTAVIGYTLARLSDHSDPFRVVCLCLFHDVPEARTGDMNYVNKQYVTVDEAKAVRDLAETLPFGDAFLEFIEEYRACRTEAAVLAHEADQLDLILELKHQKDLGNAYAERWIHFALKRLKTPLGHRLADEILVTDSAGWWFDGNDHWWA
- a CDS encoding flavodoxin family protein produces the protein MKTLLGIVASPRKYGNCELFLKELYLNLPQDAWSLRLIRLSELNIQPCLGCYQCLFGEMKCVQRDDLQLFLDALVSADAVAVAVPTYFLGANASLKRLLDRGLSFYAHLNTLWGKPAVGAAIAGVPGLEGYTKLIVDSFLKLTLTDHRGSEVVYGALPGEIFLDGVAKAAAARLAEALCGGGSEEAGSAPRCPVCGGDTFRFLPETSPRPDGAVAVRCMLCSSAGTLKAADGRIQISTRPSEHPLFLTREDAERHLEWLRGMKEAFFVRHKELKAVVQAYTAIGEWIRPENRTR
- a CDS encoding sigma-54-dependent transcriptional regulator gives rise to the protein MTRSDSRSLILVVDDDPAHRLMLKNLLEDWGYRIEEAEDGDDAVAFIQRGPADLVLMDVRMPRMNGIEATQAILSYNPAVPVLIMTAYSSIPSAVEALKAGAYDYLTKPLDFDALRLTIERALEHTHLRRENEELRGQLARLQLPEMVGRSPAMQQMAEMIALVAPSEATVLLTGESGTGKSLVARAIHANSPRSSRPLVEVNCAAIPESLMESELFGHEKGAFTGADKARRGRFSQADGGTIFLDEVGELSPPMQAKLLRVLQEGDIQRVGSDAPVRVDVRVIAATNRDLQNMVAQETFREDLFYRLNVVTLEVPPLRDRVEDIPVLAEHFLARFAEKNRKRVKGITPGAMDLLLKHPWPGNVRELENVMERGVILLQGDYISEKELPLALQKLAPQPPPETAADSSPQRDLTDLTLAEMERRAIFQTLEETGGNKSEAARRLGITRRTLKLKLKKYQEESNT
- a CDS encoding nucleotidyltransferase family protein is translated as MRAMILAAGLGTRLRPLTWVRPKVLQPLMGMTLLEYWAERLASAGFEAAVVNAHHLADRLEAFVHERSWPLPLHVIREPVLLGTGGGLRNAVSLLGDGPVLAVNGDTACDAALAHLRQVHETSGAKATLLVHDCPPFNNVAVDAAGRVRGFGERGEELCRRDSAVRLLAFTGIHVVDSKALDYFPRGKPASILELYKDLIARGDPPRAVFRSTLTWRETGTVAAYWSLHRHLAAVDDGGLAPLPSGSPVRVHHSAVLEGDVRLEGMVVLDRACRLRGPVRLKDVIAWNGVAFAPGTDLETCIVTDGAAVAGSHRHCILTKEKGTFPFHPND
- a CDS encoding glycoside hydrolase family 3 N-terminal domain-containing protein; translated protein: MVKSTAGAHLFVGFNGTEFGRDLMAVIREFRIGGLVLFRRNISSAGQLRELLKDVQLYSRETLGRGTLIAVDEEGGAVQRLHPALPWLPSALETARSGSDAVIHSARTVAKRLKALGIQINFAPVLDVVDDPEGHFLGSRSPGAVPERVARLGRLWIETFQSLGVSATAKHFPGLGKAALDPHHRLPVVETEDPARLEDQLLPFRHAVAAGVHAVMTSHALYPAWDPERPGTLSAAVNRGILRDRLGFQGVLFSDDLDMKAVSGRIPLRDVAHWGLEATVDGFLVCQRPENVEPLYAALYDAIRAGGSARDLHEASMKRLQRLLSFHF